Part of the Drosophila pseudoobscura strain MV-25-SWS-2005 chromosome 2, UCI_Dpse_MV25, whole genome shotgun sequence genome, AATTATTCTCCAGAAAAGCGTGAATAATACTCGATAACTCCAATTTCAATCTTCGAAAGCTCAATCCGTACATGAAAACACTTCAAAGACACACTTTCTCCTACCCTTAATATCCTTTCGAAATGCCCTGAAATGTAGGCAACAGTTTTTAGTGACGTCGCGACGCGTCGTCTCCCCATCTGCTCAGGCCTCTAACAGTTACAATTTAACATCCAATTAACACGTAAAGCACTCACCCATATGCCCACATGTTTACGTCCATATATGTAGCTGTGTGTTTACTCCAgtacttgttgttgttgttgttgttgtgtggtACGTGTTAATAAAACTAATTTGATTAGCTAACTAGTAAGTAGTGTAAGTAGCGGTTTCCCCACACACATGTCTATCTGTTTGCGTATGCCCAAGCCAACAGaccctgccacactgccactgccacactctCTTTGTGCCACctaaaacaacaaccacactGTGCTTTAGCCTGAGACTGAGAGGGGTGTTTACAGGAGGCGGGGAGCGAGTGGTGTATCGCACACGTTTGGCATTAATTTAATCCTTCCGCAGAATAAAGTGATAGCGCGCGGGgctctccctcctcctccgggCCAGGCCACTAACAAGGCAAacacattaaatatttatgcacataCATCCAAGCCAGAGCCCTTTAAAGGATATGTGTGTGAGCCTTTTAATTGCTGTCGTCAAAGGCTGAGGTAAGAATAATTGCAAGATTGGGAATAATGTGTCAAGTTAGACGATGATTGAGGCGGAGAAACagagaggcaaaggcagattACATCAAagagcacacacagatactcataCCCACGCAGATACATTCACACTTTTGAAGTGTCAACAGGCAAAGGCAGCaaagcaaagagagagagagagagagagcagagacaGCGGAGACAGGCAACGTGGGTTATCCATCAGGCGGCATCTTTCACTTTTGTCAGCGAAATAACAATGGCCTCTTAATTACGCCTGTATCTGTGCTTGCATGTGTGTggtatgtgtgtatctgtgtggcaggcagtATGTGTTTGTTCAGTCAGATGTTTGCCTGACACTTTCCTTTGGCTGCCTGCTGTCCTGCCGCCCTGCCGCTTGCTCTTGTGGCCAACACTTGTTGGGCAGaacttttcttctttttggcttcttcttattttttttcgtaCGTCTTCCgtctttgactttgactttcgactggttctgggttctggccACAATAATGAGCATACAGGGCACCTCCTGCTACTCTGCTACCCTGCTATCCTGGCATATGTGGAGGAGCAGCCAGTACCCAACAGCCAACAGGAtgttaatttcaatttaaatgctCGACAGCCTGGACTTCTCCTTAGCTACAGCCCCAGGGCATATGGCTCCCTTTTAGcatgtgtccgtgtccgtgtgtgtgcctgGGAATGGAATGTCTCAAGCTCAAGCTCAAGCTCAAGTTTTGTCCACTTTTGGCCACTTCCTTGACTGGCCAACACTCTTTGACCTCTTCTGCAATTGCATTTGGGAGCCTGCGGCAGAGCCTTGACTCTGGGAGTCTATTTCTGACTTTAATTGGATTCTTTGTGCCACTGAAACTCGAGCTCAAAGATTGAAATGAATTCatttgtggcacacacactctgcccagcctctgctcctgcccctctTTAGCTCTATCTTTTGGTTGCTCTCTTGACTgcttcctgttcctgttcttcCCGCTGTTCTCTTCCTGCATGATTCTTCGTTCACGAAATGAGTCCCTTTTTCCCAGAGATCTTTGGCCACTCATTTTCGCTAATTAAAATGGCATAAGCAAACAGCCAgaaccccaccccccccaaaTGAAAGGAAATCCATTTACATTTATGAATTatcggtttggttcggttcggttgtGGCATATAGCACACCGTCATGCCCCCCTCGATGGTTGCCTCATAATTCACATATCGAAAGTCGGGGCTAAATCTTGGCAGGAGCGCGAAAATCACGTTCCGACGGAGAGAAAGTTTCGCTGGGGCATGGATTTTACTGGCATTATTGTCTTTTCAGCTAACCCAAAGAGGCATGCCACACCccctcctgccgctgcttgtgctgctgctgctgctgctgccatcgaCCACAACAGCTAATTAACgttaatttattaaatcagTGAGTAAGTAAAGGCATCCTGAAGTAAGTTTGTGTGTAGCaggagtggcaggagcagcGCCAGAAGATAAAAGTTGCACACGACTCTTGGAGCTTAAGCACTTTGCTTCAGCTGGGGGTTTTTCTTAGCTGGAAAAGCATGAAAACCACACGCAGCAATtattaattcaattattttagcGCAAACAGAGAGCCACGGCACCACCTCAGAGTCTCAGAGCCAGAGACTCCTCGAAGATGCGGGAAGGAAGATGGGAAGGATAGCTGCTGTGTGGCATAAATGAGTTCTCTTCGAGTCCCTtcgagtgtgtctgtgtgtcgctgtgtatctgtgtgactGGATGAAATAGAGTAGCACAAACACAATTAagacagcagcaggaaaagaAAGAGCATGGGCACAGGGAATGGGAgatggaaaaagaaaaaagagcgAGTGGCACAAAATAAAGTGCGGAAATTTAATTAGGAAATAAGAAACGAATGAAAGAAAGAAGTGGAAACCAAAAAGCAGGGATACCTGATGATGGGATAGACCCTGCTGgtgtccacacacacacacacacacacacacttgcaccCGCAACACGGATATGTGAATTAATAACAGCATCCGTTTCCGGTGCAAAAATGGTGCATGCCCCAAAATAAGGAgcattataataataatattaataatgaggcgaggcgaggcggcAGGCGAGTGGCCAAAAATCTGCATCCGCAGCGGACAAACGGCAGACCCGGAGAACGACGCCAAACGGCGGACAACGTGTCCGTAACAACTTCCGGAATGGAGTCGGACTCCGTCGGACATTTCATTGtcgcagaagcagaaacagcagcggACTCGGAGTGggaggcaggagcagggaaAAAGTTTCGATTCCCCAAAGCGAAATGTAGGTAAATTCTGTTGgctggaaaatgcaaaagttttccccaagttaaagttaaAGTCACCTGCACGGGTTCCCAAACTATACCAAACCCACGGAAGGAGGGAAGTGGGAAGTCCCTTTGTTTCAATTCATGGCACAGGACAATTGGCTGGGACCGGGACCTCATCAGGCATCAAGGTATAATTCCGAGACCGGGGGGACTATTTCATTTTACGGCCAAAGTGGCGGCATTTGCataaagttttattttctttgacCCGCACTTTCTTTGGGGATTTCTTTGGTCCGAGCATCCTTGTTCCTTGTTGTCCTCCTGTCCCCCTCCTGGCTGCTACTGATTTCCATTTCCCGTCGTCTACTTTGTCGCCAGGAAGTGAtttcctgcagctgcagcgcagCTACGATTGAAATTCAATATCTTCTGTCTTTCGTATGCCTTTGGCCCCATCCAGGGGAATGGGCGTCTTCCAGGGGgaagggaatgggaatgaggaTAGATACCCAGGGGATAGGAGGGGGCATGAATGTACATATCTGTTAAAGCTAGAGATCCTATGGTTAAGCTTTAACAAATGCCCAAACCCTCAGCCGCACATCGCACATCACACATCACTCCATTCGACATCATTCACTCTCTAGGACCTTCCTCCAGAACCATGAAAAAGGTAATTTGAAAATCAAACAACGCcaggacgatgatgatgccgCCTTCGATGCGTCCTTCTTCGGTGTTCGAATGTTGGCTCTGTGCAAATCCTTTCAATTGCTGCAATTTACTGGATAAATAGGATCAAAATCGAATTTAAACGGTAAACAAATTTCTCCCTCGCTCGTGATTTCGATTTTTTATTGACAGAACTTTTCACTTACTCGCACGAATATGTTGCAGGAATAAGCTGATTATGCCACAGCCGCCCCGCGACGACTACAGAAATACGAGCGGGATACAAGGGTGGTACAAGGGGGTTGTCTACACACCTACAGCCCTATGTCTCGGAACCCACATAAGAGCAAACACCCTCTGTCCCCTGTCTACTCTTAAAACCCCATTTACATATGCGTTTTCTTGGCGATTTTAAACGCCTACTACCATACAAAGGTGATTTTAGAGCGAACGGTTTTGAAGCGTTTTTAAACGCCTTAAGCCTATACACACACGTTTTTTTTACCGTTTATAAATGCCTGATACTTTCAtatgtttgtacatatatgtatgccgCTTTCATGCGAGCGGTTTTCTGGCGTTTTTTAACGtcttgcaaaaatattttaataaaattttcGAATTTTCACCACTTGAATGGTTTTTTCTATccagtggcaagtggcaagtagCAGAAACTATTTACGTTCCCCGAAACAAAAGTGAAATCAttcgattttatttattttcactcCAAAAAGTTCTTCTCACCCTCTCTACGCGTCCCCCTTTCCATCTCCTTTCGTTCGAGAGGAAAACTTGTGTGCAAAAAGGCAACGCAACCGAAGAAAACTTTCAAGAAAACTTTCTTGCTTTTCTCTGGCGttcgcttttccttttcctcccACAAACATAAACAAGATTAATTTCACATGTTTTCCGTGGAATGAAGGATGgggtgggaggaggaggacgaggtggggcaggggcaggggcagtggagAGGGTTAGGAGTTATTACTTTGATTATGTTTATTCTAGTCATGGAAATCCGTTCGAATGCCCGTTTCATGTGCACTTCATTTAATAAGACTCCCATCCCATGGCCCCACCCCGTGGGTATGGAGTGGAGCCGCGAATATTTATACTCGTAGACACATTCCATGGCGTTTTCGcctactctgctctgctgctgttcttttGTGTGATTAGCCAAGTGAAAAAACAAGAGATTAGGCCCGGCAACTATTTCCAAACTTCATTTGCGACACTCGAACGGAGGAGTCCCCATCTCTACCTCCACTCTGGAAAGTTCTTTAAAGACTGGAGGTGAGTTTTGGGGCAGACGCATCCCACACAACTCTTATAATACTTGTCTGATCTATTCATTGCCATCTGCAATATAACTTATTGGAGTTACAAAAGACATTTGGGGAGTTATGCGTAGTTTAGCCCCGAGCATTCATTGGCCCTTCTTAGTACCATCTGGAAGTCCTTAGTCATCGTATAAGTTCTTTCTATTGACTTTAATCCACTATGAGGCTATTTCTAACTTAATTTGCGACTTCCTCTCCCTCATTTAATCTTTCTTTAATGGAAAATGAGGTCACTTTATGCAGAAGGATCCCCCGTCGAACATTCCTGATCGACAGAAGCATCGTCTGAGATcttagtctctctctctgccaatTGCTGGGAAACTTGGCCAACATCCAATGTGCACAGAATACATCCCACTGCAGAATCTGCACCTCGTCTGTCTGCCTCTATAACATATCTCAGTCTCGTACTACTCGTACTATATCTCTGCCGGCAGTGGGGcaatctccatctccgtctctgtGCGGAGTCGGCGACTCTTAAGTGCTTTTAATTACTCGTGTGTCCACTTAAGTCTCAATATCGCCCGCCGCCAGCAGCTTCCGAAGCGAGCAAATCACACGAGCCACGATGTGCCACACGCAGCGCTAGAGGAGGATCGGGGTATACgatccgctccgctccgcacTCTAAATAAAGCATAACAATTTATGAAATTATAATTTCTTACACTTAATAACAGGCCGCCAAGTGATGGGCGTGAAACGAGTGAAACGATGGGGCAAGGCAAGCGAAAATTCAGGAGAGGAGACATCGCAACGTTCTATAGAGACATCAGCGAGTGAGACGTTAAGGCAGGTGGCGGCTGCTCCGCGATGTGTGGCAACTTGTGTGgcaagagcagagcagagcagagcggagcagcagcagacgttGGGCGCAATTAGAGATGCCCCACCGCTATATTTGGCGGAGTtcccccatgccccatccGTTGGAGATTAGCAACGGATTAGATGAATTTATGACGCTGTCCGATGCTGTCTGATGGCTTTACTAGCGGCTTTTCGCACATGCACAGGTAGAAGAGACActaggaataggaatagatTGTCGGATTAGTCGACAGCAGGGCTTGATAGCCTCTTTACTTCGCCGAGCATCTGATCGATGAGGATCTGCTGCTGGGCCTCGAACTGCGCTTGGaggcgctgctgctcctccgcctgCTTGGATACGAGCGCCAGGAATCGCTGGCgctgctcctccgcctccgcttGGTGGATCGTCAGTGCAGACAGCGTTTCCTTGGGAGTATTCGAGGGAGGATGAGTAGTCGTCGATGCCCTTCCCCTGTCAAAGGCAGCGGACTGCCTCGGACTGAGTGGGAGCTGCCTTCCCGCCACCTTTTGCTTAGCGTCCCGCATGAGGGAGGCCTGTGGGTCGTAGCTGCGCCTGCGCTGCGTGACGCTACTCATCGATGAAGCAAAGTTGTGGCCGCTCCAGGAGACATTGTGGGGTGGGGCAGGGCGTCtcggagaaagagagaatcTCCCTTTGGACTTGGGTTTCTTCTCCAGGCTCTGCTTCCGCTGTTTGGGCTCTTCATTCGCCCCTTTTTCTGGTCCTTTCTTTGCCTCTTCTTGAGTCTCCTTTTCCTGGTTTTTCGTTGTCGGAAAACGGTTTGTCCTTGGAGAATTAGGACAGCTGTAGACGATGGTGTTCTGCCGCTTCCACAGTTGTGGGTGTAGCTGGAGACTGGACTCTGTTTCCGAGTGCTTCCGCTCGAGACTGGACTCTGTGTGGCGTTGCGGCATCGTGTGGAAGTTGGCCTCCGTGTGGCGGTGTGGCATCCTCCGGAGAACGGGATGCGTGTTGGAGCGCAGCAGAGGCGCTATCTGGAGGACGCCCCAGGGCAGAGTCTTGGCCACTTGGATGAGTTTCATCGTGTGCTTGTGCTCCAGGCTTAGGTTCTGctgcttctccctctccctccgcCACTTCTCCttcctctcctcctccagtTCCTGCTCTTTCAGCTTCGACATGGCTCTGGGTGGGCCAACGATCAGGGGCTTCGCAGGAGGCGTGGCACGAGCGACGAGGCTTTTGCTGGGCTTCGCGAATAGCGGGGCGCACAGCTGCACCGCCGCCCGCTGGACGGCCATCAGAGGGGGGTCCTCGATCAGCACGGAAGACGACATGCGGATGGCCGAGGGCGGTGAGGGGGGAGTCCGTGGCGGGGGTTTGATGATCCTGTTGAGGCCATTGTCGTAGATCAACGTTTCAGagcgctgcagctgctgcgggAAGCGTCCTACTACAGATAGAGGGGGAGCTTCTTTTTTCATTTCGGGTGCCCGCAGAGAGCGAACCTTGGATTTGCGTCCATTTTTCTCCTTCAGATACCCCTCGATGGCCAGGGCGGTGGAGCGATGATTCTGCATCTCCCGCCGTCGCTGGGGCGTCATCTGTGGATGGTTTGAGGATTATTCAGAATGGGTTTTCAAATACTCTCTGGCATCTCTTACCAAAGGAGGAATAATGGGGGAACCCTGGTGGCTAAAAACAGAGATAAATGTcgtctcctgctcctgctccagctcctgcttctgcgCCTCCACCTCCGGCAGGAGTTTCAGCGCCTGTTCGTTGACCAATTGGAGCCAGTATTCCATCATACctcgtatatatttttgtatatttttttctataattttatTCTAGCTGGAAAGTAAAaccaaatgaaacgaaacgaaaggaatGGAATGCTGCTTCGATAAACACAAAAACATCTGACATTCGTGAAATGATTGCTTCGATTGCTTTGAATTCCAATTCGAATGCTGCCCACAGGAGCCCAGGGGCAAGAGGAAAGGGCAAGGACTCTACATGCAGTGGCTGACAAATGCGCCGCTCGTCCCATGTCCCATGTCGCATGTCGGAGTGTGCCACAAAAGGTGGTAGAGGATAGAGGGTGGTACCATTCGAAGCATCGAAGCATGTCCAGCAACAAACAAGGAGCGCAAATAAAGTCCACTCCATTACCGGCGGGACTTCAGGACTCCCATACGTGTGTGTCCTTTGTGTGCACTTCCTACGTCTGTGTGGAAGGTTTTTTGGCCCCGGAAATTTGTCTTGCGGctggtccttggtccttggaggtgtgatttgttttttaaattttccgGGGCACTCCTTGAGGGAAGTTCCGCCAGGAGTTGGCCAATTTGTCCCTGGAATTCCTTCCGTGAAACAGGGGTTTCCCTGTTCTCGCAGGACTTTTGCAATGGCAGTCACGTAGCATTTTCACTTGCATCAGCCCCCCCCCGATCCGTGCGAGTATTTGCCCAATGACATGCGGCAATTTTCCACTAAATTTGCTCCGTCAAACATATTTTCCAGACGGTagagggaggaggagaggaagAGTCCTGCCCTGCTCTTGCCTCCCACTCTGCACCTTCTCATAAGGAATTCAAATTAATACATTAACAATCTGGAGAGAGTGATAAGCGACCTTCAGGGATGGGAGGCAACTCCTCTCGCCAGGTAATAAGCGAAGAAGAGCTTCAGTTCGTGCCACAGTCTAGCATTGCTTGGTAGCAAGCAATCTGCCTCAAGTGGCAGTTAGGGAGCGTGCCAAGTGCCACGGATTACACAAGAACCGGCGGGGGTGGGTGGGTTGGCAAGGGGCTATGGTTAACCGCCACAAAGGTATTTATCCCCATTGTGCTTCGTGGCGTCGTGGATTGGATTAAGTGCTGTTGCTCTCAAATTAGGTGAGTGTCGTCACGTGACACAAGATGTGGCAGGAAGATGAGGCTGAAAATTAGGCTGTAGGTGGCCGTAACGATGGGGTAGGTATACAGGGGGAATGTAGCTCCAAAAGGAGGTGGAACTCAATCAGaaaagaggaggagcagattAGGAATCTCCTTAATGCAGCACTTTGGCTATGGCTCTCCGTCCAAACAGAGCTTAACCCCTTGAAGGTCCTACTTTCCTGGAGTCTCGCCAGGCGACAGACATAGCTGCTCTACTCTTCTCCGGTTACACTTCATAAATCTAAAGAATTATGAGCCGTAACGCAGACGGAAACGGAGTGCAACCGCAATGGCAACACGTCCGTGTCGGTGTCCACCAGCAAGAGACAAAGggacacagagaaagagagggaggagaAGAGCAGGGAGTGCCAAAAGGGAGCCCTGAACAGGTAATAACGGTTGCACGATTGGCTTCCCCTGACAATTTCTGTGAAAATTTACAAGCTCCAAATGGAAAAGGAAGGGCAGACACAACACTCAGGGAAAACATTCTTAAATGTTTTTTCGTTTCACTTTATACTTACCTAAAATGTTCGTAGATTAATATTTCCAATAAATCTATGAAAGATTCAAATTTGTAGATCTCTATATCTGTATAATTTCAACTCACTTTTGCCAGTATTTGACAGTCATTGTTTGGATGACGGGGTCGTTGTCGAATTTGTTAGAGTTGCACGCCGATACCTGGAAGGAGGTTGCCCATCTGCCAACTTATTTTGTCATTCGCGTGCTTACGTCGCAGCTATCGTATCTTTAATTGAAGACGGAAAacttatgtatttatttgtaaaagTATAAACactaattttattttgtaaatggaattatttgtattaattcCATGAAATACTAATGAAAAAagactttatttattttggctCTATTTATTTCCCCAGCGAATCCCCCCAACCGGCGACAGCCGTGCAATGTATCGGATTACCGCAGCTGCAGCACGAGTTTCAACCTCTTTTCTCCCTTTCcccattctctctctttctctctctctctctgcatcGCCTCGAATTTTATGATGCCCATAATTCGATGTCGCATAGAGTTTTATGGGCGGACAATCGATGGCATTGATTTTTGCCGGATCAGATTGTTCCTTGAGGCAAGAATCGCCTTCAAGTGGAGGTTGAAGTTCAAAGCGACGCGACGTGGCAATCGCTTTAATTGAGTTGCGCCACGGCCTCATGCCTTTGTGCCTCATGGCCATGCCCCGTGTCCCGTGCCTCATGCATATGCGGCGCTCAATTAAAAGTGCGCCAAGaaaaagacagaaagacaaacaaaaacgaactCCTTTTCCTTTGAGGGGGGTGCCACAGCCACCGTCTGGTCTGATTCGAAGTAGATGTCTGCAAGTGACTCGAGCCTTGAGTCCTGAGgagtcctgtgtcctgtgtcttGAGAGTCCCCTGTCTGTTGACATTTCGCGgtatggaaaaaattaaattaaaatgcaaattaggcattcctgtggctgtggcagtgtcGTCTGGATTGCAGTCTTCCCCTTCTTCCTTTTTGGCAGCAGGTCCTTGAGGAGCGGCAGCAGGTTACCAAAAAGTGACAAATTGCTGTAAACACCGAATCGTTACGTATACGCCTCGGGGGACCTACAGGAAGGATACTGGAAGGCCCTCGACTGTCACCTACTAAAAGgatgagaggagaggagagagtcCTACCTAGTGTTTTATTTTatcttgtgtatatttttgtctACTCCCAAGAAGTCCTTGGGATTTCCTTTGCTGCCAAgatgaatgttttttttatttctgcgccccTTGACTTTTTCTCCACAGTTTTcctccatttttttttgtggtaaaTTATGCAAAGTAGTTGCGTAATGCCCTTGTTACAATAATTTAATCTTGTaatctgtttctgtgtctccCGTTCGGCTTTCGGCGGGGCCACAAGGGAGGGAGCAAGTGCCATAAATAATTCACTGGAATCTGCCTCTGCGCGAGGCTTCTGGCTGAGATGGTTTCTTCAAGCGAAGGCATCTTCAAGGAATCTCCTTTCGCATTTTTAATTTCAAGGTAAATAAGCGAAGCATCCAGAAACGGAATCCTAATGAGAGGAATCCTCCACTCAAGGTGACTTCTGCCTCTTCTGCGACACAACCCTCTCtttttgcctctctctctacctcaAAGATTGACATTTCAGAGCGGAGCAAAGGCCCGTAATTCAATTTCCGCGgaagctgaaagctgaaacaaaaataaaagtaaaaggCGCAAAGTTTTCCAAAAAGCCAACCCCTTTTCCATTTCTGATTGGAAGAT contains:
- the LOC4800302 gene encoding uncharacterized protein, coding for MMEYWLQLVNEQALKLLPEVEAQKQELEQEQETTFISVFSHQGSPIIPPLMTPQRRREMQNHRSTALAIEGYLKEKNGRKSKVRSLRAPEMKKEAPPLSVVGRFPQQLQRSETLIYDNGLNRIIKPPPRTPPSPPSAIRMSSSVLIEDPPLMAVQRAAVQLCAPLFAKPSKSLVARATPPAKPLIVGPPRAMSKLKEQELEEERKEKWRREREKQQNLSLEHKHTMKLIQVAKTLPWGVLQIAPLLRSNTHPVLRRMPHRHTEANFHTMPQRHTESSLERKHSETESSLQLHPQLWKRQNTIVYSCPNSPRTNRFPTTKNQEKETQEEAKKGPEKGANEEPKQRKQSLEKKPKSKGRFSLSPRRPAPPHNVSWSGHNFASSMSSVTQRRRSYDPQASLMRDAKQKVAGRQLPLSPRQSAAFDRGRASTTTHPPSNTPKETLSALTIHQAEAEEQRQRFLALVSKQAEEQQRLQAQFEAQQQILIDQMLGEVKRLSSPAVD